One genomic window of Myxococcota bacterium includes the following:
- a CDS encoding N-acetyltransferase family protein, which produces MTLGPIRAARASDLADLVRIYNHYVRETPVTFDTEPFGVEARREWFAQFSDTGPHRLLVWEEDGAVRGYAHSGRHRPKPAYARSVETTIYLEPDFTGRGAGRRLYTALLDALRAEPAVHRSFAGVTLPNAASIALHTGLGFTPVGVFREIGWKFERYWDVAWYACDLEAPAD; this is translated from the coding sequence TTGACGTTGGGCCCGATTCGCGCGGCACGGGCATCCGATCTCGCCGACCTGGTGCGGATCTACAACCACTACGTGCGCGAGACGCCGGTCACCTTCGACACCGAGCCGTTCGGCGTCGAGGCCCGACGGGAGTGGTTCGCTCAGTTCTCCGACACGGGGCCCCATCGGTTGCTGGTGTGGGAAGAGGACGGCGCGGTGCGCGGCTACGCCCACAGCGGTCGCCATCGTCCGAAGCCCGCCTATGCGCGCTCGGTCGAGACGACGATCTACCTCGAGCCCGACTTCACCGGGCGCGGCGCGGGACGCCGGCTCTACACGGCGTTGCTCGACGCGCTGCGCGCCGAACCCGCCGTGCACCGGTCCTTCGCGGGGGTGACCCTGCCGAACGCCGCCTCGATCGCCCTCCACACCGGGCTGGGCTTCACGCCGGTGGGCGTGTTCCGTGAGATCGGCTGGAAATTCGAACGCTACTGGGACGTCGCGTGGTACGCGTGCGACCTGGAGGCGCCCGCCGACTAG
- a CDS encoding glycosyl transferase produces MADFHQGGAITTLHRLGQPDYRRLEADLLRHSRTRPIALVLPCLHSELHGPGLKGIVDTLRGVSYLRQIVVSISGEEGQRAEYEEMREVFEGVKTVDGSSPILLWNSGPRVMSLYDRLEAEGLSTGVPGKGRSTWLAFGYVLATDLARVIAMHDCDIRTYDRELLARLCYPTAHPNLNYEFAKGYYGRVADRLYGRVTRLFVTPLLRAMKAVLGQHPLLDYLDSFRYPLAGEVSMTTDLARINRIPSDWGLEVGTLVEVYRNCSPKRICQVDLTENYDHRHQELSVEDAARGLHRMVRDIASSTIRNLASYGVEFDSGFLNTLTAAYRRMAQDAIASYSDDAMLNGLVFDRHEEELAVETFSGALRAAGLDFVREPMDVPQIPNWNRVASALPEFLDELRDAVEADAAES; encoded by the coding sequence ATGGCCGATTTTCATCAAGGTGGGGCGATTACCACCCTGCATCGCCTCGGTCAGCCGGACTACCGGCGCCTCGAGGCAGATCTGCTGCGCCACTCGCGCACGCGCCCGATCGCGCTCGTGCTGCCCTGTCTCCACTCCGAGCTCCATGGGCCGGGCCTGAAGGGCATCGTCGACACCCTGCGCGGCGTTTCCTATTTGCGCCAGATCGTCGTGAGCATCTCGGGCGAAGAGGGCCAGCGCGCCGAGTACGAGGAGATGCGCGAGGTCTTCGAAGGCGTGAAGACGGTCGACGGGAGCTCGCCGATCCTGCTGTGGAACAGCGGTCCCCGAGTGATGTCGCTCTACGACCGCCTCGAAGCCGAGGGCCTCTCGACCGGGGTTCCCGGCAAGGGGCGCAGCACCTGGCTCGCGTTCGGCTACGTGCTCGCCACCGATCTCGCTCGGGTGATCGCGATGCACGACTGCGACATCCGGACCTACGACCGGGAGCTCCTGGCGCGGCTCTGCTACCCGACCGCCCACCCGAACCTGAACTACGAGTTCGCGAAGGGCTACTACGGTCGCGTGGCCGATCGCCTCTACGGTCGCGTGACGCGTCTGTTCGTCACGCCGCTGTTGCGCGCGATGAAGGCGGTCCTCGGCCAGCATCCGCTGCTCGACTACCTCGACTCGTTCCGGTATCCGCTGGCCGGCGAGGTGTCGATGACGACGGACCTCGCCCGGATCAATCGGATCCCGAGCGACTGGGGCCTCGAGGTGGGCACCCTGGTCGAGGTCTACCGGAACTGCTCTCCGAAGCGGATCTGCCAGGTCGATCTCACCGAGAACTACGACCACCGCCACCAGGAACTCTCGGTGGAGGATGCAGCGCGGGGCCTCCACCGGATGGTGCGCGACATCGCGTCGTCGACGATCCGCAACCTCGCGAGCTACGGCGTCGAGTTCGACTCCGGCTTCTTGAACACCCTCACGGCGGCCTACCGCCGGATGGCCCAGGACGCGATCGCCTCCTACAGCGACGATGCCATGCTGAACGGGCTGGTCTTCGATCGGCACGAAGAGGAGCTCGCGGTCGAGACCTTCTCCGGTGCGCTGCGCGCCGCCGGTCTGGACTTCGTGCGCGAGCCGATGGACGTGCCCCAGATCCCGAACTGGAATCGCGTGGCTTCGGCGCTCCCCGAGTTCCTCGACGAGCTCCGCGACGCGGTCGAGGCCGACGCCGCCGAATCGTAG
- the lon gene encoding endopeptidase La: MSEEFDDQSEFEAIDAQEILAAGHEAIEVPSRLPLLPVRDVVLYPGVTVPLAIGRAASLAALEEAGDEGFLIVATQRDPATEEPSLDDLYPVGCIVRIVRVIDAKREGKQAIVVGIARTRILPPDDDTTLLPIDPLDETEPESSERDAIWHRVIGLAHRVIDLHDDYPDDWKAFVQSLPTPGLLADLIASTLPLPPEERVALLEEARPSERLSRVAEHLEREVTIAETQRALSNSDEEEMDPAHRERLLRRRLRDIEDELGEGDMGIREVEELRERIEAADLPELALNQAERELQRLSALPQHAPDRHLIRTYVEWLADLPWSKETEDKLDLHDARRVLDEDHHGLEKVKERILEFLAVRKLAPEAKSPILCFVGPPGVGKTSLGRSVARALGREFVRASLGGMRDEAEIRGHRRTYVGAMPGRILQGLRRAGSKNPIFLLDEIDKLGADFRGDPSSALLEVLDPEQNDTFSDHYLEISFDLSRILFIATANTLSTIPPALLDRMEVIELPGYTEREKRVIAREHLVPKQLEAHGLETGELAVGDDALERLVREYTREAGVRNLDRSIATLVRKVARRVATARARSNEPEAIEIDAAFVEEALGAPPHLPETAERTDHPGVVVGLAYTQQGGDILFVEATVLRGGKGVRLRLTGQLGDVMRESAEAALSWVRANADALDIDQELLEGCEIHLHVPAGAIPKDGPSAGVTMATALVSALSKRKAHGEVAMTGELSLRGKVLPVGGIKDKVLAASRAGIQTVLLPKRNEKDLVDVPEEVRDALDLRLVENLDDVLRSALEAPSA, translated from the coding sequence GTGTCCGAAGAGTTTGACGATCAGAGCGAGTTCGAGGCCATCGACGCCCAGGAGATCCTGGCCGCCGGCCACGAGGCCATCGAGGTGCCGTCTCGCCTGCCGCTCCTGCCCGTGCGCGACGTCGTGCTCTACCCGGGCGTCACCGTGCCGCTCGCCATCGGTCGCGCAGCTTCGCTGGCAGCCCTCGAGGAAGCCGGCGACGAGGGCTTCCTGATCGTCGCCACCCAACGCGACCCGGCCACCGAGGAACCGTCCCTCGACGACCTCTACCCGGTCGGTTGCATCGTGCGCATCGTCCGCGTGATCGATGCGAAGCGCGAGGGCAAGCAGGCCATCGTGGTCGGCATCGCCCGCACCCGGATCCTGCCGCCCGATGACGACACGACGCTGCTGCCGATCGATCCCCTCGACGAGACGGAACCCGAGAGTTCGGAGCGCGATGCGATCTGGCATCGGGTGATCGGGCTCGCCCACCGCGTGATCGATCTCCACGACGACTACCCGGACGACTGGAAGGCCTTCGTTCAGAGTCTGCCCACGCCGGGCCTGCTCGCCGACCTGATCGCCTCGACGCTGCCGCTTCCCCCGGAAGAGCGCGTCGCCCTCCTCGAGGAAGCGCGACCGTCCGAGCGCCTGTCGCGCGTGGCCGAGCACCTCGAGCGTGAGGTCACCATCGCCGAGACCCAGCGCGCCCTCTCGAATAGCGACGAGGAGGAGATGGACCCGGCCCATCGCGAGCGCCTACTGCGACGCCGACTGCGCGACATCGAAGACGAGCTCGGCGAAGGCGACATGGGGATTCGCGAGGTCGAGGAACTGCGCGAACGCATCGAGGCCGCCGATCTTCCCGAGCTCGCCCTGAACCAGGCCGAACGCGAGCTCCAGCGACTCTCCGCCCTCCCCCAACACGCTCCGGACCGGCACTTGATCCGCACCTACGTCGAGTGGCTGGCCGACCTTCCCTGGTCGAAGGAAACCGAGGACAAGCTCGACCTGCACGATGCGCGGCGCGTCCTCGACGAGGACCACCACGGTCTCGAGAAGGTGAAGGAGCGCATTCTCGAGTTCCTCGCCGTGCGCAAGCTCGCCCCCGAAGCGAAGAGTCCGATCCTCTGCTTCGTCGGGCCGCCCGGCGTCGGCAAGACCTCGCTCGGTCGGTCCGTGGCACGTGCCCTCGGGCGCGAGTTCGTGCGGGCTTCCCTGGGCGGCATGCGCGACGAGGCCGAGATCCGCGGCCACCGCCGCACCTACGTCGGCGCGATGCCCGGACGCATCTTGCAGGGGCTGCGTCGCGCCGGATCGAAGAACCCGATCTTCCTGCTCGACGAGATCGACAAGCTCGGGGCCGACTTCCGCGGCGACCCGTCGTCGGCCCTGCTCGAAGTGCTCGACCCCGAGCAGAACGACACCTTCTCGGACCACTACCTCGAGATCTCCTTCGACCTGTCGCGCATCCTGTTCATCGCGACGGCGAACACGCTCTCGACGATTCCGCCGGCCCTGCTCGACCGCATGGAAGTGATCGAGTTGCCCGGCTACACCGAGCGCGAGAAACGCGTGATCGCGCGCGAGCACCTCGTTCCGAAGCAGCTCGAGGCCCATGGGCTCGAGACCGGCGAGTTGGCGGTCGGGGACGATGCGCTCGAGCGCCTCGTCCGCGAGTACACCCGTGAGGCCGGCGTCCGCAACCTCGACCGCAGCATCGCCACCCTCGTACGCAAGGTGGCGCGCCGGGTCGCGACGGCGCGCGCTCGCTCCAACGAGCCGGAAGCGATCGAAATCGACGCCGCGTTCGTGGAGGAGGCACTCGGGGCGCCGCCGCACCTCCCCGAGACGGCCGAGCGTACCGACCACCCGGGCGTGGTGGTCGGGCTCGCCTATACCCAGCAGGGGGGCGACATCCTCTTCGTCGAGGCAACGGTTCTCCGGGGCGGCAAGGGCGTACGCCTGCGACTCACCGGTCAGCTCGGCGACGTCATGCGCGAGTCGGCCGAAGCCGCCCTGTCCTGGGTGCGCGCCAATGCTGACGCCCTCGACATCGACCAGGAGCTCCTGGAGGGCTGCGAGATCCACCTCCACGTCCCCGCCGGCGCGATCCCGAAGGACGGTCCCTCGGCCGGCGTCACGATGGCCACGGCCCTCGTCTCGGCGCTCTCGAAGCGCAAGGCCCACGGTGAAGTTGCGATGACCGGCGAGCTCTCCCTGCGCGGGAAGGTGCTGCCCGTTGGCGGCATCAAGGACAAGGTGCTCGCTGCGTCTCGGGCCGGCATCCAGACCGTGCTCTTGCCGAAACGCAACGAGAAGGACCTGGTGGACGTGCCCGAAGAGGTGCGCGACGCCCTGGACCTGCGACTCGTCGAGAACCTCGACGACGTGCTGCGCTCGGCGCTCGAAGCCCCCTCGGCCTAG
- a CDS encoding VacB/RNase II family 3'-5' exoribonuclease, with protein MARPRRPTKRRGKARSEGRSRSKRAAPLDPERIVGALAARGRRGVPATQLLRSLGADRGALRSLRRMLRELDREGRVEKVRGGWRVPRADGLVEAAIVEGSERGGVAEDDRGQTYRLRDTEGAKPGDRVVMATRGGRADVLGVVSGGRDHWVGILQRQGSLYGIGPYRDEGDWWLRVAKNETGGAEPGDVVVAVPAQRPGRKRRSDDVSPWARVTERLGRPGEPDADFAALVWRHRLPTDFSEAVRREVDALRDDGDATPGRRDLRQKTFVTIDPATARDHDDAVCVERAGNGFVLWVAIADVAHWVAPGSAIDREALFRGNSVYFPDRAIPMLPERLSSDLCSLVPDADRRVMVVELHADARGRVTRRRFHPGLIRSCARLSYEEAARAIEDGRDDVPCTEMLRDLGTLTRALRKRRVEAGSLDFELPTPVFRFDAHGQPVDAQAAPRNDAHRAIEEAMLAANQAVAEFLIDAEVEAVHRIHEPPAPRDRERLVLELTAMGLLEGGDPDALSAHQLAQALERSRGHPAERWIQQLALRSMRQARYSARSSPHFALAFEAYLHFTSPIRRYADLAVHRALKAHLAGDAPALRRRQAENVAVRASYRERVAVAAEREMDQLKACVLLRQHLGEEHDGTVAGLARHGLYVRLDRFEVEGLVHVSRLPDHYELDASGRALQSATGRYALGDRVRVRVAGADPVLARVDFELLDPPRRGRRRGGG; from the coding sequence ATGGCGCGCCCCCGCAGGCCGACGAAACGCCGCGGGAAAGCGCGATCCGAAGGCCGCTCCCGTAGCAAGCGCGCAGCGCCCCTCGATCCGGAGCGCATCGTCGGGGCGCTCGCCGCGCGCGGACGCCGCGGTGTTCCCGCGACCCAACTGCTGCGGTCGCTGGGCGCCGACCGCGGCGCGCTGCGTTCCCTCCGCCGCATGCTGCGCGAACTCGATCGAGAAGGGCGGGTCGAGAAGGTGCGTGGGGGTTGGCGGGTTCCCCGGGCGGACGGCCTCGTCGAGGCCGCGATCGTCGAAGGCAGCGAGCGCGGCGGCGTGGCCGAAGACGACCGCGGCCAGACCTATCGGCTGCGCGATACCGAAGGCGCGAAGCCCGGGGATCGCGTGGTCATGGCCACCCGCGGCGGACGCGCCGACGTGCTCGGCGTCGTGTCCGGCGGTCGCGATCACTGGGTGGGCATCCTGCAGCGCCAGGGATCGCTCTACGGAATCGGGCCTTACCGGGACGAGGGCGATTGGTGGCTGCGCGTCGCGAAGAACGAGACCGGCGGCGCCGAGCCCGGGGACGTCGTCGTCGCCGTGCCGGCGCAGCGACCGGGCCGAAAGCGTCGCAGCGACGACGTCTCTCCCTGGGCCCGTGTGACCGAGCGTCTGGGCCGACCTGGCGAGCCCGACGCCGATTTTGCGGCGTTGGTGTGGCGGCATCGACTGCCGACGGACTTCTCGGAGGCCGTGCGGCGTGAGGTCGACGCCTTGCGCGACGACGGCGACGCGACCCCGGGGCGTCGGGACTTGCGGCAGAAGACCTTCGTCACGATCGACCCCGCCACCGCTCGTGACCACGACGACGCGGTGTGCGTCGAGCGGGCGGGGAATGGCTTCGTCTTGTGGGTGGCGATCGCCGACGTCGCACACTGGGTCGCGCCGGGCTCGGCGATCGATCGCGAGGCGCTGTTTCGCGGCAACAGCGTCTACTTCCCGGATCGTGCGATCCCGATGCTGCCCGAGCGCTTGTCGTCCGACCTGTGCTCGCTCGTGCCCGACGCCGACCGACGCGTGATGGTGGTCGAGCTCCACGCCGACGCGCGCGGCCGGGTCACCCGACGCCGCTTCCACCCCGGCCTGATCCGCAGCTGCGCGCGGCTCTCCTACGAGGAAGCGGCGCGCGCCATCGAAGACGGTCGCGACGACGTCCCTTGCACCGAGATGCTGCGAGATCTCGGCACCCTCACCCGCGCCCTGCGCAAGCGCCGCGTCGAAGCGGGGTCGCTCGACTTCGAGCTGCCGACGCCGGTGTTCCGCTTCGATGCACACGGTCAACCCGTGGACGCCCAGGCCGCGCCGCGGAACGACGCGCACCGCGCCATCGAAGAGGCCATGCTCGCGGCGAACCAGGCAGTCGCCGAGTTCCTGATCGACGCCGAGGTGGAGGCCGTCCATCGCATCCACGAACCGCCGGCCCCGCGCGACCGCGAGCGTCTGGTGCTCGAGCTCACGGCGATGGGGTTGCTCGAAGGCGGGGACCCGGACGCCCTGAGCGCGCACCAGTTGGCTCAGGCCCTGGAGCGCTCTCGCGGGCATCCGGCCGAGCGCTGGATCCAGCAGCTGGCCCTGCGCAGCATGCGGCAGGCGCGCTACAGCGCTCGGTCGTCTCCCCACTTCGCATTGGCGTTCGAGGCCTATCTCCACTTCACGTCGCCGATCCGACGCTACGCCGACCTCGCGGTGCATCGCGCACTCAAGGCGCACCTGGCGGGGGACGCCCCGGCCCTGCGCCGCCGGCAGGCCGAGAACGTCGCCGTCCGCGCGTCCTACCGGGAGCGGGTGGCCGTCGCCGCCGAGCGCGAGATGGATCAGTTGAAGGCCTGTGTCCTGCTCCGCCAGCACCTGGGCGAAGAGCACGACGGAACCGTGGCGGGCCTCGCGCGACACGGACTCTACGTACGGCTCGATCGCTTCGAGGTGGAAGGGCTGGTGCACGTGTCGCGCCTGCCCGACCACTACGAGCTCGACGCCAGTGGCCGCGCGCTCCAGTCGGCGACCGGCCGCTACGCCCTCGGCGACCGGGTACGCGTGCGCGTGGCCGGGGCCGACCCGGTCTTGGCCCGCGTCGACTTCGAACTCCTCGACCCGCCGCGTCGCGGTCGACGCCGGGGCGGCGGATAG
- a CDS encoding penicillin acylase family protein: MAETSHVGDDRKRGAGAGRAWGTLSVAVGLGALAIWGLSTLQARDAERAAHPQVSGRLALPGLEQGVRIDRDRHGVPHIEAETEADAFFALGFVHAQDRLGQLIALRRLAYGTRAGHEGPAALDADRLARLMDFRGLAEAQWGNLPRASRRVLSAYAAGVNARLERVRTGRSAPPPQLAGETLEPWRPQDSLALYKQFAWSLSASIDASLVLRDLVERLGAPAAGRFFPPRELGHGPAGRTTADGSEIAPWVVSGVQSLRRALGAQGMGVGSTAFVLAGRHTESGKPMLVADSHFEPTAPARLYLAQLRGPGLDIAGAGLPGVPVFWWGRNGHLAWAAVNAGAVVTDLYVETLRKEGAEYHDGRRWREIERRTEVVEVRGAEPATLEVRTTRRGPLLPSEDPGAPAVAVHWSGARVDGASGIASLLGVARSVSGEGVREALTQHHEPPIALVWAESSGEAGLQMAGWIPERSLAPQLLPLPGRARLYAWDSRIAAEALPSASLLDGQGFLVAADQRFESAAAGGPIDAMWRTGTRAGRLTKLLSQAVKDGAALKDLIALQDDVTLERSRDVVEIALDLVRGRARGEEASELVRLLSAWDGRAEADSTGSAVYHVFLDTLAESLFAEGLGPDLYERYLQVPGIDLESLVFGVLLDAAQGDGPDGWSARDAVVQAIESSLRETWLALSFRLGPDPRRWSWGRIHTLQFRSMQRRVASLGPFAAPGAPHAIRIASFSAARPFEVSIAPVARFAVDAGALDLALTLLAPGQSEHPGHAHYADAIEDWQAGRLRLLATRRLEVDDRSVAQLQLDPVR, from the coding sequence TTGGCCGAAACCTCTCACGTGGGGGACGACCGGAAACGCGGAGCCGGCGCGGGACGCGCCTGGGGAACGCTGAGCGTTGCCGTGGGGCTCGGCGCCCTGGCGATCTGGGGACTCTCGACGCTGCAGGCGCGCGATGCCGAGCGCGCCGCGCACCCGCAGGTGAGCGGCAGGCTCGCGCTGCCCGGGCTGGAGCAGGGCGTCCGCATCGACCGGGACCGGCACGGCGTGCCCCATATCGAGGCGGAGACCGAGGCGGACGCCTTCTTCGCACTGGGGTTCGTCCACGCCCAGGATCGCCTGGGCCAGCTCATCGCACTCCGGCGGCTCGCCTATGGCACCCGGGCCGGTCACGAAGGTCCGGCCGCGCTGGACGCCGACCGGCTCGCCCGCCTGATGGACTTCCGCGGCCTGGCCGAGGCCCAGTGGGGCAACCTGCCGCGGGCGTCGCGACGGGTCCTCTCGGCGTACGCGGCCGGCGTGAACGCCCGGCTCGAGCGGGTCCGCACCGGGCGCAGTGCGCCGCCTCCCCAGCTTGCCGGTGAGACCCTCGAACCCTGGCGCCCCCAGGACTCGCTGGCGCTCTACAAGCAGTTCGCCTGGTCCCTGTCCGCATCGATCGACGCGAGCCTGGTGCTCCGTGATCTGGTCGAGCGCCTCGGCGCGCCCGCGGCCGGCCGTTTCTTTCCTCCCCGCGAGCTGGGACACGGTCCGGCGGGACGCACGACCGCCGATGGCAGCGAGATCGCTCCCTGGGTGGTGAGCGGCGTGCAATCGCTTCGCCGCGCCCTGGGCGCCCAAGGGATGGGCGTCGGGAGCACGGCCTTCGTACTGGCCGGGCGGCATACCGAGAGCGGCAAGCCCATGCTGGTGGCCGACAGCCACTTCGAGCCGACGGCACCCGCGCGGCTCTACCTCGCGCAGCTGCGCGGACCGGGGCTCGACATCGCTGGCGCCGGCCTCCCGGGCGTGCCGGTCTTCTGGTGGGGGCGCAACGGACACCTCGCCTGGGCTGCCGTCAACGCGGGCGCCGTGGTCACCGACCTCTACGTTGAGACGCTCCGAAAGGAAGGCGCCGAGTATCACGATGGGCGTCGTTGGCGAGAGATCGAACGCCGCACCGAAGTCGTCGAGGTGCGTGGTGCGGAGCCGGCGACCCTCGAGGTGCGCACGACGCGCCGGGGCCCGCTGCTCCCGTCCGAGGATCCCGGTGCCCCGGCAGTCGCGGTGCACTGGAGCGGCGCCCGAGTCGATGGCGCCAGTGGCATCGCCTCGCTGCTCGGCGTCGCCCGAAGCGTGTCGGGGGAGGGCGTGCGCGAAGCCCTGACCCAGCACCACGAGCCGCCGATCGCCCTGGTCTGGGCCGAGTCGAGTGGGGAAGCGGGTCTACAGATGGCGGGCTGGATTCCCGAGCGCAGCCTGGCACCGCAGCTGTTGCCCCTGCCGGGACGCGCCCGGCTCTACGCGTGGGACAGTCGTATCGCCGCCGAGGCGCTGCCCTCGGCGTCGCTCCTCGATGGGCAGGGCTTCCTGGTGGCGGCGGACCAGCGGTTCGAGAGCGCCGCGGCGGGGGGACCGATCGACGCGATGTGGCGCACCGGCACCCGAGCGGGACGCCTCACGAAGCTGCTCTCCCAGGCGGTGAAGGACGGGGCGGCGCTGAAGGACCTGATCGCCCTGCAGGACGACGTGACGCTCGAGCGCAGTCGCGATGTGGTCGAGATCGCGCTCGATCTGGTGCGCGGTCGCGCGCGGGGAGAAGAGGCCAGCGAGCTCGTCCGCCTGCTCTCGGCCTGGGATGGTCGCGCCGAAGCCGACAGCACGGGCAGCGCGGTGTACCACGTATTCCTGGACACCCTGGCCGAGTCGCTCTTTGCCGAAGGCCTCGGACCCGATCTCTACGAACGCTATCTCCAGGTGCCAGGGATCGATCTCGAGTCGCTGGTCTTCGGGGTCCTGCTCGACGCGGCCCAGGGCGATGGGCCCGACGGCTGGTCTGCGCGCGACGCCGTGGTGCAGGCGATCGAGTCGAGCCTGCGAGAGACCTGGCTGGCGCTGTCCTTCCGGCTCGGACCGGATCCGCGCCGCTGGAGTTGGGGACGCATTCACACCCTGCAGTTCCGATCGATGCAGCGGCGCGTGGCGTCCCTCGGGCCCTTCGCGGCGCCGGGCGCGCCCCATGCGATTCGGATCGCCAGCTTCTCGGCGGCCCGACCCTTCGAGGTCTCGATCGCGCCGGTCGCCCGCTTCGCCGTCGACGCGGGGGCGCTGGATCTCGCGCTGACGCTCCTGGCGCCCGGCCAGTCCGAGCACCCGGGCCACGCGCACTACGCGGACGCGATCGAGGATTGGCAGGCGGGGCGGCTGCGGCTGCTGGCGACGCGGCGCCTCGAGGTCGACGATCGCAGCGTGGCCCAGCTACAGCTCGACCCGGTACGCTGA
- a CDS encoding PilZ domain-containing protein, with amino-acid sequence MGGNQERRKYRRIETDQVISFAPVEARDLLGVSRDLSTGGIRFEAVGCEIDLGEILRVTFNLGDHTIVAVGRVAWSTEVDPITTDVGLEFVEVDPAAQALLEEAVADIEA; translated from the coding sequence ATGGGTGGGAACCAAGAACGTCGCAAGTACCGCCGGATCGAGACGGATCAGGTGATCTCCTTCGCGCCCGTCGAGGCGCGCGATCTTCTCGGTGTGAGCCGGGACCTCTCGACGGGAGGGATCCGCTTCGAGGCCGTCGGATGCGAGATCGACCTGGGCGAGATCCTGCGCGTGACGTTCAACCTCGGCGATCACACGATCGTCGCGGTGGGTCGCGTGGCCTGGTCCACCGAGGTGGACCCGATCACCACCGACGTCGGCCTGGAGTTCGTGGAGGTCGATCCGGCCGCCCAGGCGCTCCTCGAAGAGGCCGTCGCCGACATCGAGGCCTAG
- a CDS encoding DNA polymerase IV has protein sequence MSRCVVFAEVPGFYAAVARADDPNLADRPVVVGGDPRKRGRVQAASADAQASGVTLEMTMLEALRTCPQAKAVRTDMPRYREVSRRLFTVLRATEPKIEPFGLGGAYADLGGRGETAGELARIWQERVTAELQLPLRVGIAASKFLARLAADQVNGDGGIREVEPGGEAAFLAPLPADRLDGVGRKTAASLAALGAHTIRDVAALGRDRLQEVFGPHGLRIHACATGSDAEPVRGAQHPKSLSRESRLQGESSDLRSFAEQLAGLAQQLEEELVRMGLAAGRIAVKVRFVDQQTTTRSATLPAPVFAAADLREAAARLLDRTQAGARAVRGLGIQLSRLAPAGDAERQLALFPPS, from the coding sequence ATGTCACGCTGCGTGGTCTTCGCGGAGGTCCCGGGTTTCTACGCCGCGGTCGCCCGCGCCGACGATCCGAACCTGGCCGATCGGCCGGTGGTCGTCGGGGGGGATCCGCGCAAGCGTGGTCGTGTGCAGGCCGCGAGCGCCGATGCACAGGCCTCCGGGGTCACTCTCGAGATGACCATGCTCGAGGCGCTGCGCACCTGCCCGCAGGCGAAGGCCGTGCGCACCGACATGCCGCGCTACCGCGAGGTCTCGCGCCGACTCTTCACGGTGTTGCGCGCGACCGAGCCGAAGATCGAGCCCTTCGGCCTCGGTGGCGCCTACGCGGATCTCGGCGGTCGGGGGGAAACCGCCGGGGAGCTCGCGCGGATCTGGCAGGAGCGGGTGACGGCGGAGCTACAGCTCCCGCTCCGGGTGGGGATCGCGGCGAGCAAGTTCCTGGCGCGGCTGGCCGCCGACCAAGTGAACGGCGACGGCGGAATCCGCGAAGTGGAGCCCGGCGGCGAGGCGGCGTTCCTGGCACCCCTTCCCGCCGATCGGCTCGACGGGGTCGGGCGGAAGACGGCCGCGAGCCTGGCCGCCCTGGGTGCGCACACGATCCGCGATGTGGCGGCGCTGGGTCGCGACCGGCTGCAAGAGGTGTTCGGCCCGCATGGCCTGCGGATCCACGCCTGCGCCACCGGCAGCGACGCCGAGCCCGTGCGCGGAGCCCAGCATCCGAAGAGCCTGAGTCGCGAGTCGCGCCTCCAGGGGGAGAGCAGCGATCTGCGGAGCTTCGCCGAGCAGCTGGCCGGGCTGGCCCAGCAGCTCGAGGAGGAGCTGGTCCGGATGGGGCTCGCGGCCGGACGGATCGCCGTGAAGGTCCGCTTCGTGGATCAGCAGACTACGACCCGCAGCGCGACCCTACCGGCGCCGGTCTTCGCGGCCGCGGACCTGCGCGAGGCCGCCGCACGCCTGCTCGATCGCACCCAGGCCGGGGCGCGCGCGGTCCGAGGGCTGGGCATCCAGCTCTCCCGGCTGGCACCCGCCGGCGACGCCGAGCGGCAGCTGGCCCTGTTCCCACCCTCGTGA